A genomic window from Pecten maximus chromosome 2, xPecMax1.1, whole genome shotgun sequence includes:
- the LOC117315244 gene encoding LOW QUALITY PROTEIN: far upstream element-binding protein 1-like (The sequence of the model RefSeq protein was modified relative to this genomic sequence to represent the inferred CDS: deleted 1 base in 1 codon) encodes MESAGQGTVDAQTAFADAVARARQIAAKINQPAAGGGDASVPPTLKRPFDSDGQAYGEPEQKKSVAAINDPIGAQLKALANQQNPAALAAQEAAARINQQLGIGPASQPPPQTGLPSTLPTPTIPHNGSAMVITEDFAVPDRMVGLIIGKGGEQITRLQAETGCKIQIAPDSGGCPDRPCTLTGTPGSIASCKQQMQDIIMKGQTNPGDPTGGHSEGNTVVEMMIPGDKVGLIIGKGGENIKQMQERACVKMVMIQDSNIPSSMEKPLRISGEPNKCNRAREMVMELLTDKDMENNGGMWGQSPGGFKNNSFGNSMGGQQSFEIPVPRNLVGIVIGKSGDMIKRIQRETNAKVQFKPDDSRPERMCSIRGSSSEIEQAAQFIENLLQEASNRDNQDGMGRGRGFGRGGGRGGGQFGGPGGPGGRGMGRGGGFGGGDETTYPVPADKCGLVIGKGGETIRQINQMSGARVELQRSPGPNPNEKLFSIRAGDKGQIQHAIQLICEKAGLPPPSGGPGPGGPGGPGPQGGPGGPMGGGPGGFGDGFGGQQGQQPPGGQFGAPQGPQGGGGGGWGGNNYQQGYQQQPDQNMQSRDIPAMQEPKKDKQAQDNAAAWAAYYSQYYNQYAHNQYGQGGVQGQQPQQHAPQQQQQPQQQQQQQGQTTPQQGYTAGQANPSINPQTGQADYSQAWAEYYRQQGMHYQANLILQQAQQQPGGAQQAGPSPVQQQ; translated from the exons ATGGAATCAGCAGGTCAAGGAACTGTGGACGCTCAAACCGCTTTTGCTGACGCCGTTGCCCGCGCAAGACag ATTGCTGCCAAAATTAACCAACCCGCAGCGGGAGGTGGGGATGCTTCAGTGCCTCCTACATTAAAAAGGCCATTTGATTCAGACGGACAAGCTTACG GTGAACCAGAACAAAAGAAGAGTGTAGCTGCTATTAACGACC CTATTGGTGCTCAGTTGAAAGCCCTAGCAAATCAACAAAA TCCTGCAGCATTAGCTGCACAAGAAGCTGCCGCCAGAATTAATCAACAGTTAGGAATTGGGCCAGCATCCCAACCTCCCCCCCAGACTGGTCTACCCTCAACTCTGCCTACTCCAACTATACCACACAACGGTTCAGCTATGGTTATCACAGAGGACTTCGCTGTGCCAGACAGGATGGTTGGCCTCA TCATTGGTAAAGGTGGTGAACAGATCACCAGGTTGCAGGCAGAAACTGGATGCAAGATCCAGATCGCTCCAGACAGTGGTGGTTGTCCAGATAGACCATGCACTCTGACAGGAACACCTGGATCCATTGC GTCATGTAAACAACAGATGCAGGACATTATAATGAAAGGCCAGACAAACCCTGGAGACCCAACAGGAGGACACAGTGAGGGCAATACTGTGGTGGAGATGATGATTCCTGGGGATAAAGTGGGTCTCATTATTGGCAAGGGAGGTGAGAATATCAAACAAATGCAGGAGAGGGCTTGTGTCAAGATGGTCATGATCCAGGACAGCAATATACCGTCATCCATGGAAAAGCCCCTCCGAATCTCTGGGGAACCCAATAAGTGTAAT AGAGCCAGAGAAATGGTTATGGAACTGTTAACAGATAAAGACATGGAg AATAATGGAGGCATGTGGGGTCAGTCG ccTGGTGGTTTTAAGAATAATTCTTTTGGAAACAGCATGGGTGGGCAGCAGTCATTTGAG ATACCTGTACCTCGTAATCTTGTTGGAATAGTCATTGGAAAAAGTGGTGATATGATCAAGAGAATTCAGAGGGAAACTAATGCTAAAGTGCAGTTCAAACCAG ATGATTCTCGGCCGGAGCGGATGTGCTCGATCCGTGGATCTTCATCAGAAATTGAACAGGCTGCCCAATTTATTGAGAATTTGTTGCAGGAAGCTAGTAAT AGGGATAATCAGGATGGTATGGGGCGAGGTCGAGGTTTTGGTCGTGGAGGAGGTAGGGGTGGTGGCCAGTTTGGTGGTCCGGGGGGTCCTGGAGGACGAGGCATGGGACGAGGAGGTGGTTTTGGAGGAGGGGATGAAACTACCTATCCTGTACCTGCTGACAAGTGTGGTCTAGTCATTGGCAAAG GTGGTGAGACGATTCGTCAGATCAACCAGATGTCTGGGGCTCGAGTAGAATTGCAAAGGTCACCAGGGCCAAAT CCTAATGAAAAGCTCTTCTCTATCCGAGCAGGAGACAAAGGCCAGATACAACATGCCATTCAACTTATATGTGAAAAAGCAGGTTTG CCGCCACCATCTGGTGGACCTGGGCCAGGAGGCCCAGGGGGTCCAGGGCCCCAGGGTGGGCCGGGAGGTCCTATGGGAGGTGGTCCTGGAGGATTTGGAGATGGTTTTGGAGGACAGCAAGG TCAACAGCCACCAGGAGGCCAGTTTGGAGCTCCCCAGGGACCACAAGGTGGAGGTGGTGGTGGCTGGGGTGGAAACAATTACCAGCAGGGCTATCAACAACAGCCAGATCAGA ATATGCAGTCTCGGGATATCCCTGCTATGCAAGAACCAAAAAAAG ATAAACAGGCTCAAGACAATGCTGCGGCCTGGGCAGCCTACTACTCCCAGTATTACAATCAGTATGCTCACAACCAGTACGGTCAGGGTGGTGTCCAGGGTCAGCAGCCACAACAGCATGCTCCCCAGCAACAGCAGCAGCCacaacagcagcagcaacagCAGGGACAAACCACCCCACAGCAGGGCTACACGGCTGGCCAGGCTAACCCAT CAATCAACCCACAGACTGGCCAGGCTGACTACAGCCAGGCATGGGCCGAGTACTACAGACAACAGGGCATGCACTACCAGGCTAACCTCATCTTACAACAGGCCCAACAGCAACCGGGTGGAGCACAACAGGCGGGTCCTAGTCCTGTTCAGCAGCAGTAA